Part of the Vibrio celticus genome, GATACAATTTTTAGTGAAATAATAAAAGCCAGCATTTGAACTGACCCCCAATAGTTGGACACCAATTATTGGGGGTCTTTTTATGTCCAAATATAGCCGAGAGCTAAAATGTATCATTGCTAAGCAATACTTAGATGGCACGTCATCTCTCTACTTAGCAAAACAATATTCAATTTCTTCAAGGCAGATACGGTATTGGGCTCAAGTCTTTGCCATCCATGGTACTGATTCATTTTTACCAACTAAGCATGCCGCGACTGCTCAAACAAAACGAAAAGCATTGAATTTAATGTGGACGAATGAATGGTCTCTCACGCACACTAGCGCAGTATTAAACCTCTCATCCCTGGGACACTGTCTGCCTGGCTCAAACGATTTAATGAGCTCGGTATCAAGGGGCTCAAAATGCGCCAGAAAGGAAGACCCTCAATGAAACAGCAACCTCAACGAACCACTAAGCCTGATAATGAAATGACACTTGAGGAGCTAAAAGAGGAGTTAGTCTACTTACGAACCGAGAATGCTGTTTTAAAAAGTTGGAAGAGTTGGAGCAGGAAAAACCGTCGAACAAAGAAAAAGCGGTCATAGCTCTAACTCTTAAAGGCAAGTACCTGTTGAAGCACTTACTGCAGACTCTACAGCTGGCAAAAAGTGTCTTTTATTATCAGGCTCAAACGAGCAAGCGCCCAAATAGCTACGAACGTGAGCTGCGGTTGATAAAGTCAATTTATCATGAACATAAGGGCCGATACGGTTATCGTCGTATTCATTTAGAACTAAAAAATCAGGGGGTCTCGCTTAATCACAAAACGGTTCAAAGGCTTATGGCTCAGCTCAACCTTAAATCGACGGTCAGGATTAAAAAGTATCGTTCATACCGAGGAGAGTCAGGAAAAGCTGCTCCCAACGTGCTTGAAAGAGATTTTAGTGCGACTCAACCCGATGAAAAGTGGGTAACTGATGTCACGGAGTTCAAAGTCAAAGAGCAGAAAGTATACTTGTCTCCAGTTGTCGACTTGTTTACTCAGGAAGTGGTAGCTTATAGAGTGGCCAAAAATGCCTGCTTGCCGCTTGTCACGGATATGTTGACGGAGGCTATATCAACGCTGAAACCCAACTCAAAGCCAATTATACACAGCGATCAAGGTTGGCAATATCGCCATCGACAGTATCAGAAAAAGGTAGCGGAGAGTGGGTTAACGCAAAGCATGTCGAGAAAAGGTAACTGCTTGGATAATGCTGTTGCTGAAAACTTTTTTGCTTTACTCAAAACCGAGATGTATCACAACCAAAGCTTTGAAGATGCAGATGCTCTGATAGAGCAAATTAAAGAATACATCGAGTACTACAATACCAAACGTATAAAAGTGAAACTAAAAGGCCTGACTCCGATAGAATATCGAACTCAGGCCTTGAAAGCCGCTTAACAGAAATGTCCAACTTTATGGGGTCACTTCAATTTAGCTGGCTTTTTAGTATCTGCAATTCAGGTTTTTAACGAATTAGAATTCGTATTTAGCTGAAATACCGTAGTTTCTTTCCGCTTGTGAGTTCTCTTTATAAAGCTCATCATCGCCGCGAATGTCGTTCCAACGGTAGTACTCTTCGTTAGTTAAGTTGAATACACCACCACGAATAGTAAGATCTTTCATTGGCTTGTAGTAAGCTGTCAGATCAACAACCGTAGCACTCGGAAGCTCAGCTTGATCAGCGTTGCCGCCGCTTTCGTCCTCGAAGTTGATGTCTGAACCAGACTTGCTAGCTGTGTAGTTTAACTTAAGGCTAGTACCCCAGTTTTGGTTTGGCGCATCATAGTTAAGACCAAATACTGCATTCCAAGGATTAACACTATTCAGTGCATTACCGTTTCCATCTTCACCTTCTGTGTATGAAGCAACGAAGTGAGTTGAAATACCCTTAGGTGCACCAACCAAAACATCCCATAGTAACATGTTAGAGAATTCAACCCCCTTAATTGTTGCCGAATCTAGGTTAACGTTAGAGTAGTGTGTCGTTCCGCCAACTTTTTTCGTTACCACTGTTTCGATGAAGTCATCGTAATCACTGTAGTAAGCCGCAATTTCAGACGATGAACCCTGTGTATTATGACGGTAACCTAGCTCGTAAGAGATACTGGTTTCTGACTTAAGGTCCGGGTTTGGATCGTTTACGTAACCATGTCCTGGGTTATCATACGTGTAGTACAGTTCATCGAAAGAAGGGGCTCTAAAGCCTTGGCTAATCTGGCCAAAAATGGTGCCTGTATCAGTAAGTTTGTATGTTGAGCCTAAACGTCCAGTTACCGCAGAATCAGAGAAGTCCGTAAGTGACTCACCCGTATTTTTACCAGGGTCTGTAGAGAAGTAATCGAAACGAACACCTGGAGTAACAACAAGTTTGTCGTTCATTAAGCTAATTTCGTCTTGTACAAACAGACCAAACTTTTGCTCTTTAGCATCAGGAGTGTATACATAAAGCTGATCATCAGTATCAGGATCAGAGTTGTACTCCATGTTTGTATTGCTAATATCACTATGTGTGTATGTTGCACCATAAACTAGGTAATGGTTGTTAATCTCTTTATCTAGCTGAGTTTCGATCTCAAGCTTATCTTCGGTGTATTCATAGTCTTTTGTTTGAAGATTGTCATTGTTAGCAGGGACATAAGGTGGGAAACCAGGACCTGCCGGTTTAAAGCGCTTCGTCACCCCATTTTCTTCTTTAGAGATGTATGACACTTTGCTCGTCACTGTGTCAGCGATAGCGCCATCAGCGAACCAAATGTGTTTAATAGCAAATCGATTTTGCTCTGTATCATCTGCACCCGTGTAGTTATCGTAGCTTGAGTGATAAATATCAGAGTCAGAAGTATCCTTAATTAGCTCAGCTAGAAACTCGATACGGTGGCTTTCGTTCAATTGGTATTGCAATTTTACCAATAGGTTATCTGCAGATGTATCTTGATCTTCTACTGCGTAATTCTCTAAGTTATTAGAGTCGCGGAAGTTTTGAAGCTCTTCACCGTCACGGCGAGTGTAAGCAACTAATGTTTCTAAATCACCGAATCGATTAGCTAACGCAACGTGCTCACTGAAAGAGTTATCTTCTGAAGAGTACGACAGTTTCGCTTGGCCGCCGAAGTCTTCGCCATCTTTCAAGAAATCAGAAGGGTCTTTAGTTTCGAAAGCAACAACGCCACCAATAGCGTCACTTCCGTGTAAACTTGAAGCAGCGCCTTTGATGATTTCAACGCTTTTCAGCATATCTGGGTCGATTGAGATACCGTTGGAGTTAATAAATGCGTAAGGACCACCATCAAATGAACCTGGTTGCGATGAGCCATCTACTAGGATCTTGACGCGCTTACCTTCCATGCCACGAATGTTGATGGTTTGTGCACCTTGACGAGAGCTTGAGTTCATCGTTACACCTGGAGTGTATTCGAAGATTTCATTCACGTCTTTCGCCATATTCTCTTCAATTTGCTTATCCGAGATAACAGTAACAGAAGCTGCTGTATTGATAAGTGTTTGATTAGTACGAGTCGAAGATACAACAACCTCGTCAAATAGGGCATAATCTTCAGCAAAGGCTGATGTTGATGAAAGCGCTAAAACGATTGAAGCAGAGAGTAGGGATTGCTTATACATCTGATAGTTACCTTAATTCCATAGTATTATCTTGATTTGCGAAAGATAATATTGGATCTAAATGATAATTACTATTATTTGCATTTCAATTTATTTGTACTTTTGTCATTAAAAACATGCCTAGACCGTATAACTCATTGTATTAAAAGACCTTTAATGGTTCCATTTATCTGGTGAATGCTTCCATTTTTGTGATTAACCTCTCATTTACAAAGTAGGAAACTGATGCATAGTCCAATAACACTTGAAGCGTTACACATCCTAGACGCCATCGATCGACGAGGAAGCTTCGCCGCTGCGGCCAATGAAATGGACAGAGCGCCTTCATCACTCAGTTATCAAATACAGAAGCTTGAACAAGATCTGGACATCATGATTTTTGACCGTTCTGGACATCGTGCAAACTTCACAGAAGCGGGCCAGTTGATACTTGAGCAAGGTAGGGTAATTCTTGGAGCAACAGAACGCCTTGTTAACGAGGCAAGCATTCTAGCCAATGGTTGGGAGCTCGATTTGACCATCGCCTTTGATGGTATTATCCCGATTGCTAACTTTTTCCCTCTGGTAGATGAACTAGGAAAAATCAGTAAAACACGTGTTCGTTTGCAAGAAGAGATCTTAGCAGGGTGTTGGGAATCCCTTTCAGACGGCCGAGCAGATTTACTGGTGTGCCCAAAGGTTGACACTATCCCAAACGACAT contains:
- a CDS encoding transposase, which gives rise to MSKYSRELKCIIAKQYLDGTSSLYLAKQYSISSRQIRYWAQVFAIHGTDSFLPTKHAATAQTKRKALNLMWTNEWSLTHTSAVLNLSSLGHCLPGSNDLMSSVSRGSKCARKEDPQ
- a CDS encoding IS3 family transposase, which translates into the protein MEQEKPSNKEKAVIALTLKGKYLLKHLLQTLQLAKSVFYYQAQTSKRPNSYERELRLIKSIYHEHKGRYGYRRIHLELKNQGVSLNHKTVQRLMAQLNLKSTVRIKKYRSYRGESGKAAPNVLERDFSATQPDEKWVTDVTEFKVKEQKVYLSPVVDLFTQEVVAYRVAKNACLPLVTDMLTEAISTLKPNSKPIIHSDQGWQYRHRQYQKKVAESGLTQSMSRKGNCLDNAVAENFFALLKTEMYHNQSFEDADALIEQIKEYIEYYNTKRIKVKLKGLTPIEYRTQALKAA
- a CDS encoding TonB-dependent hemoglobin/transferrin/lactoferrin family receptor, giving the protein MYKQSLLSASIVLALSSTSAFAEDYALFDEVVVSSTRTNQTLINTAASVTVISDKQIEENMAKDVNEIFEYTPGVTMNSSSRQGAQTINIRGMEGKRVKILVDGSSQPGSFDGGPYAFINSNGISIDPDMLKSVEIIKGAASSLHGSDAIGGVVAFETKDPSDFLKDGEDFGGQAKLSYSSEDNSFSEHVALANRFGDLETLVAYTRRDGEELQNFRDSNNLENYAVEDQDTSADNLLVKLQYQLNESHRIEFLAELIKDTSDSDIYHSSYDNYTGADDTEQNRFAIKHIWFADGAIADTVTSKVSYISKEENGVTKRFKPAGPGFPPYVPANNDNLQTKDYEYTEDKLEIETQLDKEINNHYLVYGATYTHSDISNTNMEYNSDPDTDDQLYVYTPDAKEQKFGLFVQDEISLMNDKLVVTPGVRFDYFSTDPGKNTGESLTDFSDSAVTGRLGSTYKLTDTGTIFGQISQGFRAPSFDELYYTYDNPGHGYVNDPNPDLKSETSISYELGYRHNTQGSSSEIAAYYSDYDDFIETVVTKKVGGTTHYSNVNLDSATIKGVEFSNMLLWDVLVGAPKGISTHFVASYTEGEDGNGNALNSVNPWNAVFGLNYDAPNQNWGTSLKLNYTASKSGSDINFEDESGGNADQAELPSATVVDLTAYYKPMKDLTIRGGVFNLTNEEYYRWNDIRGDDELYKENSQAERNYGISAKYEF
- a CDS encoding LysR family transcriptional regulator: MHSPITLEALHILDAIDRRGSFAAAANEMDRAPSSLSYQIQKLEQDLDIMIFDRSGHRANFTEAGQLILEQGRVILGATERLVNEASILANGWELDLTIAFDGIIPIANFFPLVDELGKISKTRVRLQEEILAGCWESLSDGRADLLVCPKVDTIPNDMKSDVIGKMEMVWVAASNHYVHKRSGEFDQKARESYRVIAIADTARDQPALSINILEKQPRLTVTSFPAKVEALTSGLGIGTLPNSVAKPLIESGVLQQISGTEPQPIDIVMAWRRNKMGDAKSWCIQHLKKTWALK